One part of the Salinivirga cyanobacteriivorans genome encodes these proteins:
- a CDS encoding glutaminase — MDYQKILESIAEEVKPLVKKGKVADYIPALAKVDINQFAMSVITIDGAEFHTGDTKMNFSIQSISKVFTFALAFRELQDRIWSRVGREPSGNPFNSLIQLEKENGIPRNPFINAGALVITDMLFDIADNPRQKLLETIKLLSGGADISYNKLIAESERANGFRNAALANFLKSHQNIKHDIEEVLNLYFCHCSIEMNTRELAKSFLFLANGGVNPEDNHQILTLSQSKRLNAMMTTCGSYDEAGDFAFRVGLPGKSGVGGGIAAVIPGKLAVAVWSPGLNAKGNSLAGIKALELFTTKTGVSVF; from the coding sequence ATGGATTATCAAAAAATATTGGAGTCAATAGCTGAAGAGGTTAAGCCACTTGTCAAAAAGGGAAAGGTTGCTGATTATATTCCTGCACTGGCTAAGGTTGATATTAATCAGTTTGCCATGTCGGTTATTACAATAGATGGGGCTGAGTTTCATACTGGCGATACAAAGATGAATTTCAGTATTCAGAGTATTTCCAAGGTTTTTACTTTTGCTTTGGCTTTTCGTGAACTTCAGGATAGAATCTGGTCAAGGGTTGGTCGTGAACCTTCAGGTAATCCCTTCAATTCATTGATTCAGTTAGAAAAAGAAAATGGTATACCCCGTAATCCATTTATCAATGCCGGTGCTTTGGTTATTACCGATATGCTTTTCGATATTGCCGATAATCCACGGCAAAAACTTCTGGAGACAATAAAGCTGTTATCAGGAGGCGCCGATATTAGTTATAATAAGCTAATTGCCGAATCAGAGAGGGCCAATGGTTTTAGAAATGCAGCGCTCGCTAATTTTTTAAAAAGCCATCAAAATATTAAACATGATATTGAGGAGGTGCTTAATCTCTATTTTTGCCATTGCTCAATTGAAATGAATACGCGTGAACTCGCCAAATCTTTCCTTTTTCTGGCCAATGGAGGAGTAAATCCCGAAGATAATCATCAGATTTTGACGCTAAGTCAGTCGAAAAGGTTAAATGCCATGATGACCACCTGCGGATCATACGACGAAGCAGGGGATTTTGCTTTCAGAGTTGGCTTGCCGGGTAAAAGCGGTGTAGGTGGAGGAATTGCTGCTGTTATTCCGGGAAAACTTGCAGTAGCTGTTTGGAGTCCGGGATTAAATGCCAAAGGTAATTCGCTCGCAGGTATTAAGGCTTTGGAGCTTTTTACCACAAAAACCGGTGTGTCGGTTTTTTAA
- a CDS encoding DUF5103 domain-containing protein: MVCSLNSNRNLRLCFLLIFAFLFSGFQSALAQSIKPDPELLNNIENKYAHNSNFVFHPDIRSVKLTNPGWELSYPVLKLNSGQQLKLTFDELSPESNTYYYTVEHMNSDWTERDAIFTEYATGFEENEIRDYESSYSAIDPYTHYELLIPNDDIQFKISGNYLISVYDGNKENLLFTRRFIVYEQKTIVEGEVRRAMSENYGSTSHKIPFSVYMRDLQVNDPYTEIEVKVLPNNNWHKAHENYKPLFIKGEQLVYESKPANVFKAGNEYRTFLTKDLTYEAIMVESIERINYDYHVKLRMDKPRRYLQYEHHQDLNGMFYIDKSNSMTPNLDADYVNVYFTLDVETPILTGQVFVFGELTNYTFSSRNVMSYNPRKKQYELRLKLKQGYYDYQYVVLERHNDNAPDFSYIEGDKWQTNNDYLIYVYHKDLYKGYSKVVGFKTLRTTF, from the coding sequence ATGGTTTGTTCACTAAATTCTAATAGAAATTTACGTTTGTGTTTCTTGTTAATTTTTGCTTTTCTTTTTTCTGGTTTTCAGTCAGCTTTGGCTCAAAGTATTAAGCCTGATCCGGAATTGTTAAATAATATTGAAAATAAGTATGCACATAATTCAAATTTTGTGTTTCATCCCGATATTCGAAGTGTAAAATTAACAAATCCGGGGTGGGAGTTAAGTTATCCTGTTTTGAAACTTAATTCTGGCCAACAATTGAAACTGACATTTGATGAGTTAAGCCCTGAAAGCAATACTTATTATTATACGGTTGAACATATGAACAGTGACTGGACAGAACGTGATGCCATATTTACCGAGTATGCTACAGGATTTGAAGAAAATGAAATCAGAGATTATGAATCATCTTATAGTGCTATTGATCCTTATACACATTACGAATTGCTAATTCCAAATGATGATATTCAATTTAAAATTTCAGGAAACTATTTGATTAGTGTATACGATGGCAATAAGGAAAATTTATTGTTTACCAGAAGATTTATTGTTTATGAGCAAAAAACCATAGTTGAAGGAGAGGTTCGAAGGGCTATGTCTGAAAATTATGGTAGTACAAGTCATAAAATACCCTTTTCGGTTTATATGAGGGATTTACAGGTAAATGACCCTTACACTGAGATAGAAGTGAAAGTGCTGCCAAACAATAACTGGCATAAGGCCCATGAAAACTATAAACCGCTATTTATAAAAGGTGAACAGCTTGTTTATGAAAGCAAACCTGCCAATGTTTTCAAAGCCGGAAATGAATATCGTACATTTCTGACAAAAGATCTCACTTATGAGGCTATAATGGTAGAAAGTATTGAAAGAATTAATTATGATTATCATGTAAAACTGCGCATGGACAAACCCCGGCGTTATTTACAATATGAGCATCATCAGGATCTAAATGGTATGTTTTATATTGATAAAAGTAACAGCATGACTCCAAATCTGGATGCAGATTATGTAAATGTGTATTTTACACTTGATGTGGAAACGCCTATTTTAACCGGCCAGGTATTTGTATTTGGTGAACTAACCAACTATACGTTTTCTTCGCGTAATGTAATGAGTTACAATCCCCGGAAGAAACAATACGAACTGCGACTTAAGCTGAAACAAGGCTATTACGATTATCAATATGTGGTGTTGGAAAGGCATAACGATAATGCTCCCGATTTTAGCTATATAGAGGGGGATAAATGGCAAACAAATAATGATTATTTAATCTATGTGTATCACAAAGATTTATATAAAGGGTATAGCAAGGTAGTCGGGTTTAAAACCCTGCGAACAACTTTTTAA